GTCGCGAGCGCCACCATGCCCCCCACGGCGGTCAAGAGCAGCATGGGGTTCACCATCGCGGGGGCGCCGCCGCCGCCCGCCGACCAGCAGCCGTTCGTCCTGTACGCCGGCGTCTCGGACGACTACTTCCGCGCGCTCCGCATCCCGCTCAGGCAGGGGCGGGTCTTCGACACGCGCGATCATGCGGACGCGCCCCCGGTGGTGGTGGTCAGCGAGACCATGGCGCGGCGCTACTGGCCCGCCGGCGGCGCGCTCGGCTCGCGCATCCGCATGGGGCCCGACCCGAACGCTCCCCTGCTGGAGGTGATCGGCATCGTGGGCGACGTGCGCAACGACCCGGCGCGGCCCGACGCGGAGCCGATGGCGTACCGGCCCACCCGGCAGGAGCCGTGGCCCCTGGCGACCTTCTTCCTCCGCACCCGGGGCGACCCGGACGCCCTGGTGCGGCCCGCGGAGCGCGCGCTGGCGGAGGTCGACCCCGGGCTCCCGGTGCAGCGCTCGGTCACGCTCGGCGCGCTGCTCGGCGAGGGGCTGGCCGGGCGGAGGCTGCCGACCCTGCTGCTCACGGCCTTCGGCGCCCTGGCGCTCTTGCTGGCCTCGGTGGGGGTCTACGCGATGTTCGCCAACCTGGCGGCCGCGCGGGAGCGGGAGTTCGGCGTGCGCATGGCGCTGGGCTCCAGCCGGGGCGCCATCGCCGGGCTGGTGCTGCGGCAGGGAGCGGCGTGGATGGCCGCGGGGCTGGCGGGGGGCGCGCTCGGCATCGTGGCGGTGGCGCGGCTGCTGCGCACCCTGCTGTACGGCGTGCCGCCGTTCGACCCGGTGGCGCTCGGCGTGGCGGTGGCGGTCCTGCTGGCGTGCGCCACCGTCGCGCTCCTCGTCCCCGTCCACCGGGCCACCCGGGTGGACCCCGCCACGGCGCTGCGCGCGTCGTAGCGCGCCCCGGGGGCACGGGAAGGCCCGCCTCGCGGCATCGCGGGGCGGGCCTTTCGCGCGTCGATCCTGGTCGTTGCCGCTCCGCCACCGCGGAAGTCGGCAGAGTCGGTCGAGGAGCTCTCCGCCGACCCTGCGCGGGGCCAGGCGTTTTCCGGACCGGCGCTACGGCTGGCCGTTGACGGCGCGGCGGACGCCCGGGTCCGCCCAGGCGCGCCGCAACGCGGAGTCCTGCTGGATGCGGCGCCGCACCACGGAATCGCGCACCAGCTCGGAGGCCAGCTCCAGCAGCTTGCGGTCGGCCGCGCTCGCGACGGCGGGTGCCTCGGCCGACGGGGGAGCGGCTCCGGCGCCGTGCCGGGCGTGGGCGGAAGGCTGGGGCTGCGCGCCCGCGTGCGCCGCGTGCTCGCCGGCCCGGGGCTGCGCTGCGCCATGCTCCGCGTGCGCATCGGCCCGTGGCTGTGCGGCGTGCACGCCGGGCCGGGGTTGCGCGGCCGCATGTGCTGTGTGACCCTCGCCGCTCTCTCGGCCGCCCGCGTGATCCCGGTGCTCGTCAGCGGAGCTCTGGCGCCCGGCAGGCCTCGCGGGGTGTCCGGCGTGCCCGACCGCGGCTGCGGCGCGACCGGTAACGCCCGCGTGTGCGGTGTGGTCCCCGGTCGAGCCGGCGTCGGATGGAGAGTGATCGCTCGCCGGGTGCTCCGAGCCGGAGTGCGCCGCGCCCGAGCCGTGGTCCACCGTCGCCGCGCCGGCAGAGTCGTGACCCATTCCGGCCATCGCATCGTGGCTCAGATGCGCTGGCGAGGCGGTGTCCGGCGCGGCGGGCGCGGCGCTGTCCGCGGGCGCGGCGGCGCGCTCCTCGCGCGGGCCGGAGCAGGCCGCGAGCAGCAGCGCGGCGGCCGCGCCGACCACGCGCTTCGCGTGCATGGTCCTGCGGTTCAATGACGGTGCTCCTGCGCGGGTGCCTGGCCCCGCTCCCGCCGCAGCGCGGCCAGGCGGCGCTGGACCTCGGGGTCGCTCCACAGGCGGTGCAGCTCGGGGTCGGCGTGCACGCGGGCCTCGACCGCGGGGTCGGAGAGGAGGCGGGCGACGAAGTCCACCGCACGCCGCACGTCCGCGGCGGGAGCGGCGCCGTGCCCGGCGTGCGCGCCGCCGCCCATCGCCCGCAGGAGACGCTCGCGGTCCGCGGCGGGCATCTGCTCGGCCGCTTCCATCATCAGGCGGTGCAGGCCGCTGTCCGCCATCACACGCTCGCGGATCACCGGATCGGCCAGCAGGCGCAGGTACGTCTCGCGCATCGCCGACGCCGAATCGCCTTCGATGCCGCCCTTCATCTGCTCGTGCTGATGCGCAGGGGTCTCGGCCGGCCGAGGCGCGTGCTGGTGCCCTCCCGCCTGTGCCGGCTGCGGCTGAGCGTGCTGGTGCTCCTGAGTCGCCTGTCCGGCCGGCGCGGCGTCGTGGCCGGCGTGGCCGCCCGCGCCGTGGGCCATTACCGCGCCGCGCGCGACCGTCGGCTGCGGGAAACCGGCCAGGAAGCCCACCACCGGGCCACCCATGTTCTCCACCCCCATCGCCAGCGCCATCTCCCGCCACTCGTCCACCGTCATCAGGAACGAGGTGTCGTCGCGGTAGCGCGCGGCGGCCCGCAGGATCTCCTCGCGCTTCTTCTCCCGCGGCACCCGGGGCGAAGTGAGGATGTCGGAGATCACGTCGTGCATCCCGTGCAGGTTGTCGAAGATGATCGCCGCCTCGGGGTAGCGCGCCGCGAAGGTGGGGGCCACCGCCGCGGTCATCGGCATGATGCGCGGCATGTGCTCGGGCGCGTCCTCCAGCATCTGCCGGAAGCGCGCGACCGCCGCCGTCACGCCCCTCTGCCGCTCCTCGGGCGTGCGCCCGGTCAGCAGCGGCTCGTAGAGGCCCACCTGCAGCCAGTGGTATCCCCAGATCAGCCCGTTGAACTTCGGATACTTCTCCCGGAACGCGGTGGCGTAGTACTGCCCCTCCATCAGTTCCATGTTCTTGGGGCGGGAGCTGAAGGCGACGCTGGGCCGCGTCCGGTAGTAGCGCAGCAGGGCGGCGATCTCGGCGTCCTTCTCCGCCTGCGCGAGCCGCTCGTCGGCCAGCACGTCGTAGACCTGGCGGTGGAGGACGTGCGCCCACTCGAACATCAGCTTGGCCTCGGGGACGAGCTTGGCGTAGGCGACCTCGATGGCGCCCTCCTCCAGCGGCACGCGCGGCGGGTGGACCAGGAGGCGCCGGGTGATGAAGTCGTACTCGCGCTCCTCCAGCCGCTCCGCGGGCGCGTCCGGCCGGCGCCACAGCTCCTCGTAGAGGATGGCGTGGCCGTAGTCGAAGGCGTTGAAGAGCCGGTCCGCCCCCGGGTAATTGCGCCGGAACACCCAGTTGTGCCCGGCCGGCAGGTAGAACTGCTCGCTCTCCTGCACCCACTGCGCGCCCGCCGGCGCGGCCGTCGCGGCGAGGGCGACGGCGGCGATCAGGACGGCGAGGGCGCGGCGCCATCTCTCCGTGCGCAGGTGGGGTCGCAGGCGGCTGAAGCCGCGGCTACAACGGCAGAAAGCCTCGCAAACCCCGCGAGGCTTCAACAGCTTCTGCGGGGAGGCTCCGGAGCCGAATCTCGGCGTCGTCTGCATCGTCTGCGATTCCTTCACACCGCGATCTATCGTAAGCCCGGGATCAGCGAGCGCAGGGCGAACGCGTGCGCCGTGCCGAAGGTCACGTACCACCCCTGCTCATCTCCCGCGAGCACGCGGCCGACGCCGGCGTCAACGTTGAACTGCGGGCTGAGCTGGTAGCGCAGGCCCGCCTCGGCCGTCCAGCGCAGCTCGGCGCCGTCCTCCAGCGGCCGCTCGGCGAAGGCGCCGGCCGTCACCAGCAGCGAGCGCAGCGGAAAAGCCCGGTCGACGGCCAGCCCCGCCATCCACCGCGACGCCTCGCCCCCCGCTCCCGGCTCGGGCCTGAAGGTGTAGGCGCCGTTCAGGTGGAAGCGCGCGAAGGTGAAGGTGCGCGTGGCGATGGCCTTGGCGGTGGCGTACGTCTCCGCCGGGGCCAGCCCGCCCACGGGGAGCAGCACTTCCGCGGCCAGAGCGAAGGCGGGGAGCGTGCGCGTCTCCACGTTCAGGTTGTGCAGCGCCGCCACGGCGATCCCCGCCAGCCCCCCGGCCTGCGCGTCGCCGCCGGCGTCCACCACCACCAGCGGGAAGCCGACCTCGAGCTGCGTGCGCGGGAAGATGCCGTACGCCAGCTCCGGCTCTACCTCCCAGCTGTAGACGCCGCCGCTGGAGCGCTCCAGGCGCACGGGGGCCAGCTGCAGCTCGAAGGCGTGGCGCTCCACGGGGAGCGCGTCCTCGATGCGCAGCGGCCGCCCCGCGTCGGTGTTGTAGTAGTCCGTCTGCGCGCGGGCGGGCGCCGCCAGCGCCAGCGCGCACGCGGCGAGCCCCACCGCCCGCCAGGTCCGGATCGTCATCCGTCTCCCGTGTTCCACCCCGCTACCGCGCGTGGCGGTAGACGAGGTCGAGCAGCTCGTCGTACATGGCCTCGGCGTCCCGGCCGCCGCTCCGGATGGCCGCCGTGGCGCAGTGCTTCAGGTGGTTGCGCATCAGCTCGCGGCCGGTGGCGCGCAGCGCCTCCTGGACGGAGGAGACCTGCACCATGATGTCGGCGCAGTAGCGCTCCTCCTCCACCATGCGCTGCAGGCCGCGCACCTGCCCCTCGATGCGGCGCAGCCGCTTGAGCGCGCGGTCCTTGAACTCCGGGTCCACCCCCGCCGCCCTGCGACCCTCCTCGCCGGGCACGGCGCACCCGCACGAGGCCGGGTGCGCGCTCTCTTCGGCGAGGGACAGCGCTTCGTCCGCCATGTGCGTCTCCTGGTCGTCAGCGCCGGGCCGCGGCGTGCGCCTCGTAGCCGAGGTCGTCCACCGCGGCGAGGATCGCGTCGGGCGCCACGCGGGCCGGGTCGTACCCCACCGTCGCGGTGCCCACCTCCACCCGCTCCACCTCCACCCCGTCGATCTCCGCGAGCGCCTCCGTCACCGCGCGCACGCAGTGGGCGCAGCTCATCCCCTCGATCCCGATCGTCAGCCGTTCCATGGCCGGTCTCCTCGCCAGTGGTGCATACCCGGTGGTATCGATCTGATGTAGCGTAGATGTTAGATACCCCCTGCCCCTATCGTCAAGGGGCGGTCGGGATCTGGATCGTCCGTTTCGCCGACTGGATGCGGGAAATCCGTACCTCTGGCTCGATGAGCGGGCCGGGGAAAC
This genomic stretch from Longimicrobium sp. harbors:
- a CDS encoding FtsX-like permease family protein, encoding VASATMPPTAVKSSMGFTIAGAPPPPADQQPFVLYAGVSDDYFRALRIPLRQGRVFDTRDHADAPPVVVVSETMARRYWPAGGALGSRIRMGPDPNAPLLEVIGIVGDVRNDPARPDAEPMAYRPTRQEPWPLATFFLRTRGDPDALVRPAERALAEVDPGLPVQRSVTLGALLGEGLAGRRLPTLLLTAFGALALLLASVGVYAMFANLAAAREREFGVRMALGSSRGAIAGLVLRQGAAWMAAGLAGGALGIVAVARLLRTLLYGVPPFDPVALGVAVAVLLACATVALLVPVHRATRVDPATALRAS
- a CDS encoding metal-sensitive transcriptional regulator, giving the protein MADEALSLAEESAHPASCGCAVPGEEGRRAAGVDPEFKDRALKRLRRIEGQVRGLQRMVEEERYCADIMVQVSSVQEALRATGRELMRNHLKHCATAAIRSGGRDAEAMYDELLDLVYRHAR
- a CDS encoding cation transporter, with product MERLTIGIEGMSCAHCVRAVTEALAEIDGVEVERVEVGTATVGYDPARVAPDAILAAVDDLGYEAHAAARR